The Dunckerocampus dactyliophorus isolate RoL2022-P2 chromosome 13, RoL_Ddac_1.1, whole genome shotgun sequence genome window below encodes:
- the LOC129192837 gene encoding 14-3-3 protein beta/alpha-like, with the protein MDKSDLIQKAKLAEQAERYDDMAECMKAVTEMGDDLTNEERNLLSVAYKNVVGARRSSWRVLSSIGGKSDANEKKQQLVKEYREKVEKELEDICNNVLTLLNKHLIENSKQHESKVFYLKMKGDYFRYLAEVASGDDKSKTIENSQQAYQEAFNISKTEMDPTHPIRLGLALNFSVFFYEILNSPEKACELAKTAFDDAIAELDHLNEESYKDSTLIMQLLRDNLTLWTSDTAGEEGDAGERGEGGDTEN; encoded by the exons atgGATAAATCGGATCTTATCCAGAAGGCCAAGCTCGCCGAGCAGGCCGAGCGCTACGACGACATGGCTGAGTGCATGAAGGCGGTGACGGAAATGGGAGACGACCTCACAAACGAGGAGAGGAACCTGCTGTCCGTCGCCTACAAGAACGTGGTGGGGGCCCGGAGGTCCTCTTGGAGGGTGCTCTCCAGCATCGGAGGCAAGTCTGATGCTAatgagaagaagcagcagctggTTAAGGAGTATCGGGAGAAGGTGGAGAAGGAGCTGGAGGATATCTGCAACAACGTTTTG ACACTGCTGAATAAACATTTAATTGAGAACTCCAAACAACATGAGAGCAAAGTGTTTTACCTAAAGATGAAGGGGGACTACTTTAGATACCTTGCTGAAGTGGCCTCTGGAGATGACAAATCAA AGACCATTGAGAACTCGCAGCAAGCGTACCAGGAAGCATTTAACATCAGCAAGACTGAGATGGACCCCACACATCCCATCCGTTTGGGTCTGGCACTTAACTTCTCTGTCTTCTTCTACGAGATCCTTAACTCTCCAGAAAAAGCTTGTGAACTGGCTAAAACG GCATTCGACGATGCCATTGCTGAACTCGACCACCTCAACGAGGAGTCCTACAAAGACAGCACCCTCATCATGCAGCTCCTCAGAGACAATCTGACA CTATGGACATCAGACACTGCTGGCGAGGAGGGTGATGCCGGCGAAAGAGGCGAGGGCGGTGACACGGAGAACTAA